Proteins encoded within one genomic window of Streptomyces sp. NBC_01314:
- a CDS encoding bifunctional DNA primase/polymerase: MTARVVFIVEETIAGPEAAQIPKQRGESLLDTAVRYTEERHWDVFPGTWLEAVEGVQQCSCGNPACAIPGAHPAREDWATQATGSATVARRLWSKQPTASILLPTGRTFDTIDVPETAGLLALARMERMELTLGPVTWTPDRRMHFFVLPGASVKVPDLVRKLGWSPLVLDLKALGEGEYVAAPPTRYGSRGAVQWARRPTPANRWLPDAEELISPLSYACGRDGRR, from the coding sequence ATGACCGCTAGAGTTGTGTTCATCGTGGAAGAGACCATCGCGGGCCCTGAAGCTGCCCAAATCCCGAAGCAGCGTGGTGAATCGCTGCTGGATACCGCCGTTCGATACACCGAAGAGCGCCACTGGGACGTGTTCCCCGGAACATGGCTGGAAGCCGTCGAAGGGGTGCAGCAGTGCTCCTGCGGCAACCCGGCGTGCGCCATCCCCGGCGCGCACCCGGCGCGCGAGGACTGGGCGACCCAGGCGACAGGCAGTGCGACCGTCGCACGCCGCCTGTGGTCGAAGCAGCCCACCGCGTCGATCCTGCTGCCGACCGGTCGTACGTTCGACACGATCGACGTTCCCGAAACGGCCGGCCTGCTGGCGCTGGCCCGCATGGAACGCATGGAGCTGACGCTCGGGCCGGTGACCTGGACGCCGGATCGTCGGATGCACTTCTTCGTGCTGCCCGGCGCCTCCGTCAAGGTCCCCGATCTCGTACGGAAGTTGGGCTGGTCGCCGCTGGTCCTCGACCTCAAGGCATTGGGTGAGGGCGAGTACGTGGCGGCTCCGCCGACGCGGTACGGGTCACGGGGCGCCGTGCAGTGGGCTCGACGGCCCACTCCGGCGAACCGGTGGCTGCCGGATGCGGAGGAGTTGATCTCGCCGCTCTCCTACGCGTGCGGGCGGGACGGGCGCCGGTAG
- a CDS encoding transcriptional regulator, whose product MAARPLVARQPNERLQALIQEAGCSNAGLARRVNMCGAEHGLDLRYDKTSVARWLRGQQPRGRAPAIIAEALGRKLGRTVTIDEIGMANGKNLASGVGLQFSPTVLGAIEQVCELWRSDVGRRDFLSGSSVAASALVEPSRDWLISAPDSQVARSAGPRVGSADVAAVGAMTQALVDLDHQYGSGHVRPVVVHYLNSVVSGLLAGSYREAVGRELFAAVARLTELAGYMAVDTGQPGLAQRYYIQALRLAQAAGDRAYGGYVLAASMSHLAAQLGNPREIAQLARAAQEGARGRATPRAESMFHAAEARGHALMGDARAAQTAAGRAVEALEGADPSAGDDPAWIKHFDEAYLADELAHCHRDLGQAEAAARRAEESLAKHPESRARRRAIGYVLLATAQVQQREVEEACHTGTKAVELLGSLRSNRGAEYLEDFQQRLEPFREEAVVREFGARMDLQAA is encoded by the coding sequence ATGGCCGCAAGGCCGCTCGTCGCCAGGCAGCCGAACGAACGACTGCAGGCGCTCATCCAGGAAGCGGGCTGCTCCAACGCCGGACTGGCCCGGCGGGTCAACATGTGCGGCGCGGAGCACGGTCTGGATCTGCGCTACGACAAGACGTCCGTGGCGCGCTGGCTGCGTGGACAGCAGCCGCGGGGCCGGGCGCCCGCGATCATCGCCGAGGCCCTGGGCCGCAAACTGGGCCGTACGGTCACGATCGACGAGATCGGCATGGCCAACGGCAAGAACCTCGCGTCCGGCGTCGGCCTCCAGTTCTCGCCGACGGTGCTGGGAGCGATCGAGCAGGTCTGCGAGCTGTGGCGCAGCGACGTGGGGCGGCGCGACTTCCTCTCCGGGTCGTCCGTCGCGGCCTCCGCGCTCGTCGAGCCCAGCCGCGACTGGCTGATCTCCGCGCCGGACTCCCAGGTGGCCCGCTCGGCGGGGCCCCGGGTGGGGTCGGCCGACGTGGCGGCCGTGGGCGCGATGACGCAGGCGCTCGTCGACCTCGACCACCAGTACGGCAGCGGGCATGTGCGGCCGGTCGTCGTGCACTACCTCAACAGCGTGGTCTCGGGGCTGCTGGCCGGCTCCTACCGCGAAGCGGTGGGGCGGGAGTTGTTCGCCGCGGTCGCCCGGCTGACCGAACTGGCCGGGTACATGGCCGTCGACACCGGGCAACCCGGCCTCGCCCAGCGGTACTACATCCAGGCACTCCGCCTCGCCCAGGCCGCGGGCGACCGCGCGTACGGCGGTTACGTCCTCGCCGCCTCCATGAGCCACCTCGCCGCACAGCTCGGAAATCCGCGTGAGATCGCGCAGTTGGCGCGCGCGGCGCAGGAAGGGGCACGGGGGCGGGCCACACCGCGTGCGGAGTCGATGTTCCACGCGGCGGAGGCGCGCGGGCACGCGCTGATGGGCGACGCGCGCGCCGCGCAGACGGCCGCGGGCCGGGCCGTCGAGGCGCTGGAGGGCGCGGACCCCTCGGCCGGGGACGACCCGGCGTGGATCAAGCACTTCGACGAGGCCTATCTCGCCGACGAGTTGGCGCACTGCCACCGGGACCTCGGGCAGGCGGAGGCGGCGGCCCGGCGGGCCGAGGAGTCGCTGGCCAAGCATCCGGAGTCGCGGGCCCGGCGGCGGGCGATCGGGTATGTGCTGCTCGCCACGGCGCAGGTGCAGCAACGGGAGGTCGAAGAGGCCTGCCACACGGGGACGAAGGCCGTGGAGTTGCTGGGGTCGCTGCGGTCGAACCGGGGGGCCGAGTACCTGGAGGACTTCCAGCAACGGTTGGAGCCGTTCAGGGAGGAGGCGGTGGTCAGGGAGTTCGGGGCGCGAATGGACTTGCAGGCGGCGTAG
- a CDS encoding ABC transporter substrate-binding protein encodes MTGFQARRTPLLTGLPPGRAKRLVRATTLAACASLVAGCGVIPGTTGGTGDGPVTVMTWAPEKTAATNKPGMPAMAKAYARWVNANGGINGHELKIITCNDHNETVSAAKCARRAADESAVAVVGSYSQHGRSYIAPLESANIPYIGGYGVTDDEFASALSYPVNGGQASLMAGLGEQLAEACGPVALVRPDSIAGDQLPLLLDSGLRSGGHDGSEDQLAAEDATEYGGHAREALRRAAADPAAEGCVVPALGDRTFTFMDSFRRDREDFPDVRTGTVLGSVDQTVIDATGGRSGPYEGAYVTGWYPVESDQRWDQMKKVIREHAFDDNRIDPADPGVQTTWIAYTVLKAAIEKIGGGEVTSQAIRRVLDDGLEVTTGGLTPPLSWRFEDLIASAGFPRIINPEVTFQIVRKGQLVAARRGFVNVEETLVEADS; translated from the coding sequence ATGACTGGCTTCCAGGCACGACGGACCCCTCTGCTCACAGGCCTCCCCCCAGGGCGCGCCAAACGCCTGGTCAGGGCCACCACGCTGGCGGCGTGTGCCTCACTCGTCGCCGGGTGCGGGGTCATCCCCGGTACCACGGGGGGTACCGGGGACGGCCCCGTCACCGTCATGACCTGGGCCCCGGAGAAGACGGCCGCCACCAACAAGCCCGGCATGCCCGCCATGGCGAAGGCGTACGCCCGCTGGGTCAACGCCAACGGCGGCATCAACGGCCACGAGCTGAAGATCATCACCTGCAACGACCACAACGAGACCGTGAGCGCCGCGAAGTGCGCCCGCCGCGCCGCCGACGAGAGCGCCGTCGCGGTCGTCGGGTCCTACAGCCAGCACGGCCGTTCCTACATCGCCCCGCTGGAGTCCGCGAACATCCCGTACATCGGCGGCTACGGCGTCACCGACGACGAGTTCGCCAGCGCGCTGTCCTATCCGGTCAACGGCGGCCAGGCCTCCCTCATGGCGGGCCTCGGCGAGCAGCTCGCCGAGGCCTGCGGCCCTGTCGCACTCGTGCGCCCCGACTCGATAGCCGGCGACCAGCTGCCGCTGCTGCTGGACTCGGGGCTGCGGTCGGGGGGCCACGACGGGTCCGAGGACCAGTTGGCGGCCGAGGACGCGACCGAGTACGGGGGGCACGCGCGGGAGGCCCTGCGCCGGGCCGCCGCCGACCCGGCCGCGGAGGGGTGTGTGGTCCCGGCGCTCGGCGACCGCACCTTCACCTTCATGGACTCCTTCCGCCGGGACCGCGAGGACTTTCCGGACGTCCGCACGGGGACGGTCCTCGGCAGCGTCGACCAGACGGTGATCGACGCGACCGGTGGCAGGTCGGGGCCGTACGAGGGGGCGTACGTCACCGGCTGGTACCCGGTGGAGAGCGACCAGCGGTGGGATCAGATGAAGAAGGTGATCCGGGAGCACGCGTTCGACGACAACCGGATCGACCCGGCGGACCCGGGTGTGCAGACCACGTGGATCGCGTACACGGTCCTGAAGGCCGCCATCGAGAAGATCGGCGGGGGCGAGGTGACCTCCCAGGCGATCCGGCGCGTCCTCGACGACGGTCTGGAGGTCACCACGGGCGGCCTCACTCCACCCCTCAGCTGGCGCTTCGAAGACCTCATAGCCTCCGCCGGCTTCCCCCGCATCATCAACCCCGAAGTCACCTTCCAGATCGTCCGCAAGGGCCAACTCGTCGCCGCCCGAAGGGGGTTCGTGAACGTGGAGGAGACACTGGTGGAAGCGGACAGCTGA
- the purU gene encoding formyltetrahydrofolate deformylase, with protein MNAQSTRAAAPADQYVLTLACPDKQGIVHAVSSYLFMTGCNIEDSQQFGDHDTGLFFMRVHFSAEAPPQLNAREVPPVSVEKLRAGFAAIGDSFQMDWQINQADEKMRIVLMVSKFGHCLNDLIFRASIGALPVEIAAVISNHTDFAELVRSYDIPFHHIPVTKDTKAQAEARVLEIVREENVELVVLARYMQVLSDDLCKQLSGRIINIHHSFLPSFKGAKPYHQAHARGVKLIGATAHYVTADLDEGPIIEQEVERVGHGVTPEGLVAVGRDVECQALARAVKWHAERRILMNGRRTVVFA; from the coding sequence ATGAACGCGCAGTCCACCCGAGCCGCGGCGCCCGCCGACCAGTACGTCCTCACCCTCGCCTGCCCGGACAAGCAGGGCATCGTGCACGCCGTGTCGAGCTACCTCTTCATGACCGGCTGCAACATCGAGGACAGCCAGCAGTTCGGCGACCACGACACGGGTCTGTTCTTCATGCGCGTCCACTTCTCGGCGGAGGCTCCCCCGCAGCTGAACGCGCGGGAGGTACCCCCAGTGAGCGTGGAGAAGCTGCGGGCCGGCTTCGCGGCGATCGGTGACTCCTTCCAGATGGACTGGCAGATCAACCAGGCCGACGAGAAGATGCGCATCGTCCTGATGGTCAGCAAGTTCGGCCACTGCCTGAACGACCTGATCTTCCGGGCGAGCATCGGGGCCCTGCCGGTGGAGATCGCGGCCGTGATCTCCAACCACACCGACTTCGCCGAGCTGGTGAGGTCGTACGACATCCCCTTCCACCACATCCCGGTGACCAAGGACACCAAGGCGCAGGCCGAGGCGCGGGTGCTGGAGATCGTGCGCGAGGAGAACGTCGAGCTGGTCGTTCTGGCGCGCTATATGCAGGTCCTCTCCGACGACCTCTGCAAGCAGCTCAGCGGCCGCATCATCAACATCCACCACTCCTTCCTGCCGAGCTTCAAGGGCGCGAAGCCGTACCACCAGGCGCACGCGCGGGGTGTGAAGCTGATCGGGGCGACGGCGCACTATGTCACCGCCGACCTCGACGAGGGGCCGATCATCGAGCAGGAGGTCGAGCGGGTCGGGCACGGGGTGACGCCCGAGGGGCTCGTCGCGGTCGGGCGGGATGTGGAGTGCCAGGCGCTGGCGCGGGCCGTCAAGTGGCATGCGGAGCGGCGGATTCTGATGAACGGGCGACGGACGGTCGTCTTCGCGTAG
- a CDS encoding MDMPI N domain containing protein — protein sequence MPLPRSSVEDTGLPLPDLTPPPAPEATPRPASADPEPAESESAVPPVPPASAVPPTPPAPLTSPTPLVPPPPLVLEHRVLKALLGAWALAACSAEESLAVEEHLGACGACADEARRLREAVGLLHPAESLDLDPALRTQVLDVCLGRRPPRIPVPRWAAPYDAETARLDALLQDIGSADWHTPVRLRWFEGVGPVSRRTTVAGVIAHLLTVDGLVAAAIGLDDPLGLLETGGDEPVVLTPTARTEAYWKASHFPPTRALRAPWRQQSHDIVRTTSFTGGGDPDDSDAPGHLAVSYGGFELPLRDAMLDRAFECWIHAEDIAEAVDYPYEPPSGRHLHGMIDLAARMLPVSLAERRRAGLASPPPPGRHLVPAGTPGRSLRLEIEGSGGGEWLIPLDSPAALGSADHEVAHVALDGVEFCRLAAGHVPPEEAAAGRGGDREAIRDVLFAAAALSRM from the coding sequence ATACCGCTGCCGCGTTCCTCCGTGGAGGACACCGGGCTGCCGTTGCCCGACCTCACGCCCCCGCCCGCCCCCGAAGCGACGCCGCGGCCGGCATCGGCGGACCCGGAGCCCGCGGAGTCCGAGTCGGCCGTACCCCCCGTGCCGCCGGCCTCTGCCGTGCCCCCCACCCCTCCGGCCCCTCTCACCTCTCCCACCCCTCTCGTCCCTCCCCCTCCCCTCGTGCTGGAGCACCGCGTGCTCAAGGCGCTGCTCGGGGCCTGGGCGCTGGCGGCGTGTTCGGCGGAGGAGTCGCTGGCCGTCGAGGAGCACCTCGGGGCGTGCGGGGCGTGCGCGGACGAGGCGCGGCGGCTGCGGGAGGCCGTGGGGCTGCTGCACCCGGCGGAGAGCCTCGACCTGGACCCGGCCCTGCGCACCCAGGTGCTGGACGTCTGTCTGGGCCGCCGCCCGCCGCGCATCCCCGTACCGCGCTGGGCCGCCCCTTACGACGCGGAGACGGCCCGGCTGGACGCGTTGCTGCAGGACATCGGGAGCGCCGACTGGCACACGCCCGTACGGCTGCGCTGGTTCGAGGGCGTGGGACCGGTGAGCCGTCGTACGACCGTCGCCGGGGTCATCGCCCACCTGCTCACCGTCGACGGGCTGGTCGCGGCCGCGATCGGCCTGGACGACCCGCTCGGCCTGCTGGAGACCGGCGGCGACGAGCCCGTCGTCCTTACCCCGACGGCCCGCACCGAGGCGTACTGGAAGGCGTCCCACTTCCCGCCCACCCGTGCCCTCCGCGCGCCCTGGCGGCAGCAGAGCCACGACATCGTCCGCACGACGTCGTTCACGGGCGGCGGCGACCCGGACGACTCCGACGCCCCGGGGCACCTGGCGGTCTCGTACGGCGGCTTCGAACTACCACTGCGGGACGCGATGCTGGACCGGGCGTTCGAGTGCTGGATCCACGCGGAGGACATCGCGGAGGCGGTGGACTACCCGTACGAGCCGCCCTCGGGCCGCCATCTGCACGGCATGATCGACCTGGCGGCCCGCATGCTGCCCGTGTCCCTGGCCGAGCGCCGCCGGGCCGGGCTGGCGTCCCCGCCCCCGCCCGGCCGCCACCTCGTACCGGCCGGAACCCCCGGCCGCAGCCTCCGCCTGGAGATCGAGGGATCAGGCGGCGGCGAGTGGCTCATCCCCCTCGACTCCCCCGCGGCCCTCGGCTCCGCCGACCACGAGGTGGCCCATGTGGCCCTGGACGGCGTCGAATTCTGCCGCCTGGCCGCCGGGCACGTGCCTCCGGAGGAAGCGGCCGCGGGCCGGGGCGGCGACCGGGAAGCGATCAGGGACGTACTGTTCGCGGCGGCGGCACTGAGCCGGATGTAG
- a CDS encoding sigma-70 family RNA polymerase sigma factor gives MATKDAPPRWDRRMQQRLARGEAAALGELYDRFASLVHGLAHRVLGDERGADGITREVFLQLWENPEAYDPKHGPLRSWVAALTHRLAVQRLRTTETAALARGGEGTPEDLERKVQHASVAARADYIVQAMPTPLRAALDLAYFQRRDYRQTATDLGVTEDEARRRLRLGLQLLSTAHDTRPSGTPPEPGGTA, from the coding sequence ATGGCGACGAAGGACGCACCGCCCCGCTGGGACCGCAGGATGCAGCAGCGGCTGGCGCGCGGCGAGGCGGCGGCGCTCGGTGAGCTGTACGACCGGTTCGCGTCCCTCGTGCACGGGCTCGCCCACCGCGTCCTCGGCGACGAGCGGGGCGCCGACGGCATCACCCGCGAGGTGTTCCTCCAGCTCTGGGAGAACCCCGAGGCGTACGACCCCAAGCACGGCCCCCTGCGTTCCTGGGTGGCGGCGCTGACCCACCGCCTGGCCGTGCAGCGGCTGCGCACCACCGAGACCGCCGCGCTCGCCCGGGGCGGCGAGGGCACCCCGGAGGACCTGGAGCGCAAGGTCCAGCACGCGTCGGTCGCGGCCCGCGCCGACTACATAGTGCAGGCGATGCCCACCCCGTTGCGGGCCGCGCTGGACCTGGCGTACTTCCAGCGCCGTGACTACCGCCAGACCGCCACCGACCTCGGCGTCACCGAGGACGAGGCCCGCCGCCGCCTCCGCCTCGGCCTCCAGCTCCTCTCCACCGCCCACGACACCCGCCCCTCCGGCACCCCGCCCGAACCCGGAGGTACGGCGTGA
- a CDS encoding STAS domain-containing protein produces MAVAFEVTDGEQSEQGEQGARSEWAVLHVSGEMDLVTSPQLRQRVHEAVADGHRSLVIDLSGVVFCDSSGVGVLVATRRLMRSCRGRLRLILPADGHAGGPAEGAHVNRVLAALGVRRLFDVHPDVPSAVAPESDDEADPLSA; encoded by the coding sequence ATCGCGGTGGCGTTCGAAGTGACCGACGGCGAGCAGAGTGAGCAAGGCGAGCAAGGCGCTCGAAGCGAGTGGGCCGTGCTGCACGTGTCCGGAGAGATGGATCTGGTCACCTCGCCCCAGCTTCGCCAGCGGGTGCACGAGGCGGTGGCCGACGGCCACCGAAGTCTTGTCATCGACCTCTCCGGCGTCGTCTTCTGCGACTCCAGCGGCGTGGGGGTCCTCGTCGCCACCCGCCGCCTCATGCGCTCCTGCCGGGGACGGCTCCGGCTGATCCTCCCCGCCGACGGCCACGCGGGCGGCCCGGCCGAGGGCGCGCACGTCAACCGCGTCCTCGCCGCCCTCGGCGTCCGCCGCCTCTTCGACGTCCACCCCGACGTCCCTTCGGCGGTCGCCCCGGAGTCCGACGACGAGGCCGACCCCCTCTCGGCCTGA
- a CDS encoding EF-hand domain-containing protein: MVSSEYERRIAARFATFDQDGNGWIDREDFSAASKAVLNEFGTTARSDKGQALYGGAEAFWQGMAGIADRDGDQRITRDEFVNGAVKRLRDNPDRFAEIARPFLHAALAVADADGDGKATVEETARVLMALGAPEEVAAAAAATLDTDADGKVDEVEVVTAFARYFTVPE, translated from the coding sequence ATGGTCAGCAGCGAGTACGAGCGCAGGATCGCCGCCCGGTTCGCCACCTTCGACCAGGACGGCAACGGCTGGATCGACCGCGAGGACTTCAGCGCGGCGAGCAAGGCGGTTCTCAACGAGTTCGGCACCACCGCCCGTTCGGACAAGGGCCAGGCCCTGTACGGCGGCGCCGAGGCCTTCTGGCAGGGTATGGCCGGAATAGCGGACCGGGACGGCGACCAGCGCATCACCCGGGACGAGTTCGTGAACGGCGCGGTCAAGCGGCTGCGCGACAACCCCGACCGTTTCGCCGAGATCGCCCGCCCCTTCCTGCACGCGGCCCTCGCCGTCGCGGACGCCGACGGGGACGGGAAGGCCACGGTCGAGGAGACGGCCCGGGTCCTCATGGCCCTCGGCGCCCCCGAGGAGGTCGCCGCCGCGGCCGCCGCCACCCTCGACACCGACGCCGACGGCAAGGTGGACGAGGTGGAGGTCGTGACCGCGTTCGCGCGCTACTTCACCGTGCCCGAATAG
- a CDS encoding class I adenylate-forming enzyme family protein: MNDTAHALSESRTLWELLVRRAALTPDRPVLLQDDRTLSFGELRARAERVAAGLYDRGVRPGTVVAWQLPTRIETVLLSFALARLGAVQSPVIPFYRDREVGFALRESKAEFFAVPGEWRGFDHTEMARRLEARGVFEAYDRLPDGDPSALPAPPADGTSVRWIYWTSGTTSDPKGVLHTDRSLIAGGSCLAHALRLNRDDVGSIAFPYAHIGGPDYMVMLLLYGFPAVLFEHFALPAALEGYRKHGVTVAGGSTAFYSMFLAEQRKQPGVPVIPTLRLLAGGGAPKPPEVYHCVVREMGVQLTHGYGMTEVPMITMGAPDDSVENLATTEGRPPAGMEIRIAEDGEVRLRGEAVCRGYLDPAQSAAAFDADGFFATGDLGQVTDSGHLVLTGRLKDVIIRKGENISAKEIEDLLHRHPAVRDAAVIGLPDAERGERVCAVVEQPPDAGPLTLGDVTDWLRAEGLSVHKLPEQVEVVDALPRNETLRKVLKYKLRERYS, encoded by the coding sequence GTGAACGACACCGCCCATGCGCTCAGCGAGTCCCGCACCCTCTGGGAGCTCCTCGTCCGCCGCGCCGCCCTCACGCCCGACCGGCCCGTCCTCCTCCAGGACGACCGCACACTGAGCTTCGGCGAGCTGCGCGCCCGCGCCGAGCGGGTGGCGGCCGGGCTGTACGACAGGGGCGTACGCCCCGGCACGGTCGTCGCCTGGCAGCTGCCCACCCGGATCGAGACGGTCCTGCTCTCCTTCGCCCTGGCCCGCCTCGGCGCCGTCCAGTCCCCGGTCATCCCCTTCTACCGCGACCGCGAGGTCGGCTTCGCGCTCCGGGAGTCCAAGGCGGAGTTCTTCGCGGTGCCGGGCGAGTGGCGGGGCTTCGACCACACGGAGATGGCCCGGCGACTGGAGGCACGAGGCGTCTTCGAGGCGTACGACCGCCTCCCGGACGGCGACCCTTCGGCGCTCCCCGCCCCGCCGGCCGACGGCACCTCCGTCCGCTGGATCTACTGGACCTCGGGCACGACCTCCGACCCCAAGGGCGTCCTCCACACGGACCGTTCACTGATCGCGGGCGGTTCCTGCCTCGCCCACGCGCTCCGGCTCAACCGGGACGACGTCGGCTCGATCGCCTTCCCTTACGCGCACATCGGCGGCCCGGACTACATGGTGATGCTCCTGCTGTACGGCTTCCCTGCGGTGCTGTTCGAGCACTTCGCGCTGCCGGCCGCGCTGGAGGGCTACCGCAAGCACGGGGTGACGGTGGCGGGCGGGTCGACGGCGTTCTACTCGATGTTCCTCGCCGAGCAGCGCAAACAGCCCGGCGTTCCGGTCATTCCCACCCTGCGGCTGCTCGCGGGCGGCGGGGCCCCGAAGCCGCCCGAGGTCTACCACTGCGTCGTACGGGAGATGGGCGTGCAGCTCACCCACGGCTACGGCATGACGGAGGTCCCGATGATCACGATGGGGGCGCCGGACGACTCGGTGGAGAACCTGGCGACGACGGAGGGGCGGCCACCGGCGGGGATGGAGATACGGATCGCGGAGGACGGGGAGGTGCGGTTGCGCGGGGAGGCCGTCTGCCGGGGGTATCTGGATCCGGCGCAGTCGGCGGCGGCCTTCGACGCGGACGGGTTCTTCGCCACGGGCGACCTCGGGCAGGTCACCGACAGCGGTCACCTGGTACTGACCGGCCGCCTGAAGGACGTCATCATCCGCAAGGGCGAGAACATCTCGGCGAAGGAGATAGAGGACCTGCTGCACCGGCATCCGGCCGTCCGGGACGCGGCGGTGATCGGGCTGCCGGACGCGGAGCGGGGCGAACGGGTCTGCGCGGTGGTCGAACAGCCGCCGGACGCCGGCCCCCTGACCCTGGGGGACGTCACCGACTGGCTGCGCGCGGAAGGACTGTCCGTCCACAAACTGCCGGAGCAGGTGGAGGTGGTGGACGCCCTTCCGCGCAACGAGACCCTGCGAAAGGTGCTCAAGTACAAGCTGCGCGAACGCTATTCATGA
- a CDS encoding amidohydrolase family protein yields the protein MTELPRIISVDDHVIEPAHLFDTWLPEKYRDRGPKPLTAGIGELAYVAGKYRITMDPNGQQTDWWIYEDLKFPYKRNIAAVGFDRDEMTLEGITREEMRRGCWDPKARLADMDLNHVEASLCFPTFPRFCGQTFAEAHDKEVALACVRAYNDWMVEEWCGDSGGRLIPLCLIPLWDIDLAVEEIRRNAARGVRAVTFSEIPTYLGLPSIHSGYWDPFFAVCQETGTVVNMHIGSSSQMPAASPDAPPAVQASLSFNNAMASMMDFLFSGVLVKFPRLKLAYSEGQMGWIPYALERADDVWEEHRAWGGVRDLIPEPPSTYYYRQMFCCFFRDKHGIASLDVVGRDNATFETDYPHVDSTFPHTKEVALDHVKGLDDETVYKLMRGNAIRMLDLDFDK from the coding sequence ATGACCGAACTGCCCCGCATCATCAGCGTCGACGACCATGTGATCGAGCCCGCGCACCTCTTCGACACCTGGCTGCCCGAGAAGTACCGCGACCGGGGCCCGAAGCCCCTCACCGCCGGGATCGGCGAGCTCGCGTACGTCGCCGGCAAGTACCGGATCACGATGGACCCGAACGGGCAGCAGACGGACTGGTGGATCTACGAGGACCTGAAGTTCCCGTACAAACGGAACATCGCGGCCGTCGGGTTCGACCGGGACGAGATGACGCTGGAGGGGATCACCCGGGAGGAGATGCGGCGCGGCTGCTGGGACCCGAAGGCGCGGCTGGCGGACATGGACCTCAACCACGTCGAGGCCTCGCTCTGCTTCCCGACCTTCCCCCGCTTCTGCGGGCAGACCTTCGCCGAGGCGCACGACAAGGAAGTCGCCCTGGCCTGCGTGCGCGCGTACAACGACTGGATGGTCGAGGAGTGGTGCGGCGACAGCGGCGGCCGGCTGATCCCGCTCTGCCTGATCCCCCTGTGGGACATCGACCTCGCGGTCGAGGAGATCAGGCGGAACGCCGCCCGGGGCGTCCGGGCCGTCACCTTCTCCGAGATCCCCACCTACCTCGGGCTGCCCTCCATCCACTCCGGCTACTGGGACCCCTTCTTCGCGGTCTGCCAGGAGACGGGGACGGTCGTCAACATGCACATCGGGTCCAGCTCCCAGATGCCGGCCGCCTCCCCCGACGCGCCCCCCGCCGTACAGGCCTCGCTCTCCTTCAACAACGCGATGGCCTCAATGATGGACTTCCTCTTCAGCGGGGTCCTGGTGAAGTTCCCGCGCCTCAAACTCGCCTACAGCGAGGGCCAGATGGGCTGGATCCCGTACGCCCTGGAACGCGCCGACGACGTCTGGGAGGAGCACCGGGCCTGGGGCGGCGTGCGTGACCTGATCCCCGAGCCGCCGTCGACGTACTACTACCGGCAGATGTTCTGCTGCTTCTTCCGCGACAAGCACGGCATCGCCTCGCTGGATGTCGTGGGGCGGGACAACGCGACCTTCGAGACCGACTACCCGCACGTCGACTCGACCTTCCCGCACACCAAGGAAGTCGCCCTCGACCATGTGAAGGGCCTCGACGACGAGACGGTCTACAAGCTCATGCGTGGCAACGCGATCCGGATGCTCGACCTCGACTTCGACAAGTGA